TGGAAGCTGAGCCTGAATTCCAGCCCTTGGCTGGTGCCGCCCTACCCCTACACACAGCACTGTGCTTCTCTGGGGCATGTGTCAACACTCTGGGATACGGTTACCCTAAAGGCAGGCCCTTTCTCCTCTGGCTGTGCACAAATCACGCAGCAACACAATCTCCTAGGGACCTGGGGCACGTTTACAAAGGAAGAGTGGTGATGACACAGCTTCTGATTTGGACCTGAAAAAATCCCAAGATTCACTAGGGACCCAGCTCCTTGATTGAAAATCgcacaaaaggaaaagagaaacaaaaacgtACTGTTTAAAAAATGAGCCTAGCCACACACATATTCAGCTCAAGTATAACATTTACTTTGAGGAAATGGTTCTGTGGTTTGAAAAAGTTTAAGAATATTTGTTGCCGACTTGTCCTCCTTCGAGAGATGAGGGAGACAGTCCCAGGAGGGACAGTGAGTGCCTGGAGGCCCCACAGAGTTAGGACGGAGCCTGGGCTCAGCCAGGTCCCCTAAGAGCCAGGCCAGCAAGAGGACTTCCATGTTTTCTAACCCTGCCCACTGATGACTTCCTGCCATCCCTGGACAAGACAGGAGCCTCTGCTCAGATACCTCCCTCCACACAGAGCGAGTCCCTGGGCTCCCATGGCAGCCATTCTCTGACAAGAACTCGGACAGCTTCCTGGTGAGCTGTTCTGTCTGCTCATGGGCACAATCAGATGAAGGTGCGTGAGCACCTAAAACATGCTGATTTCTTCAAATCTTCTGGTCTGTGGAAATGTCCTCCATCCCCCACTTTTCAGGAAACAGTCCTTAACTTCTTTAAAGATCTTTGCAatggaaataagaaacaaaacaaaataaaaacatccctggacttccctggtggctcagtggataagaatctgcctgctaatgcagggggcatgagcttgatccttgatctgggaagattccgcatgaTTCAGAACAAGTAACCTATGCAGGAAACATACCGAGCCCgcgtgctgtaactactgaagcctgtgtgcctggagcctatgctctgcagcaagcatagccaccacagtgagaggccTGCACACCTGAGGGAAGAATAGCCACTCTAGAGAACGCCCACGTGGAGCAATGGAAACCctgcacagccagaaataaatacataaatgaatataatTGTTAAAATATCTGTAATGACCTCCAGTGAAACGCCTCTACTGACCAAGGCCTCTCCCACCACTTTTTCCCCCCAGACCCACAAGAAGATTCAGTTCCCAATATACCTGGGGAGAGATCCGCCAGGCCAGCTCTGGGGATGATGGACCTGAAAGAAAGGTCAAGCCCTTGCTAGTCTGTTTCGGGAATGTGCTTTGGAACAGGAATGGCTCTGCCTTCCCTGCCCATGACCGTGCTGCTGTTGGTACCACAGTGGTCTTGCAGGGTTTATTTCCTGTCTCTGTATCCCACACAACACGACTTTTGGCCAACAAATGCTTTACTGTGAAAGAACGCTGAAGCCAGGAGTTCATGTCCCATATCACCCAGAAACAGCTGGCCCGAGAATTGTGTAAGATTTAGTAATGTAGATGGTGGAAAGACAACCACCTTCAAGATTGGGATGCTGTTTTCCAGAATGTGGTATGTGCTTTAAGCCAGCAGTGAGTATAGGGTGTTGTTTCTCTCCTAGCCAGAATACATGGTTCCTGAGACAACGAAGTGACCACAGGGGGTTGCTCTCATTCCTACTCTTACAGCTATTAACTCTGTCTCAGGTTTCCTTCTGTCTGTATGACCTTGGACTCTTCTGATTTTTAGAGGCGTTAATTTGTAGGAAAGCAATCAACAGAGAGATAAACTTACTATGCAAGTTAGGTGGGTAATCCTAATTGCCGAGGGAAGATGAGATTCCCTGTGTTACATCTTGGTAACTTGGTATTTCCATTCCTATTAGTGATGGTCAGTGAAAGGCTACTTTAGCCCAATAAACATAAGACCAGCAAAATCCTTGAAGAATAAAGAATCCCACTAGCTGAGACACTTGAGATAAGATTCCTCTGTAttcttctcagatgataaaattcCTGTCCTTATAATGACGACCCAGTCTCCTTTGTCAAGGATCCTTTCCAATTTCGTGGAGAAggagatgtgtgtgtgcgtgtgtgtgtgtgtgtgtgtgtgtgtgtgtgtgtgtgtatccatctggtctaatgtgttatttaagacctttgttttatttttttcattttttatctgaatgatctgtccattgaggtaattggggtgttaaagtcccatATTTTTACTGCATTAccatcaatttctccctttatgcttgttaatatttatgtttttaggtgctcctatgttggttgTGTGTATATCTAAAGTTGATATGTCTTCTACTTGGATCGATCCCTTGATTGTTATGTAATGTTCTTATTTGTCTCTTGTCACAGTCTTTGTTGTACAACATTTTGTCTGAAACAAGTATTGCTACCCTGGCtttaattttgtttccatttgcttGGAGTACGTTTTCTATCCCCTTGTTTTCAGTCTGTGAGTATCTTCAGATCTGAAGTGAGTCTTTTGTAGGCAGCATATGTATGAATCTTGTTTCTGCACCCGTTTAGGTACTGCATTCCATTTAATTGGCTcatttagtccatttatatttaaagtagttattgataggtatgtactttttgcctttttgttcattgttttttggttgtttttgtgcttctttttttgtttcttcttttgctctcttcccttgtgatttgatgattaCCGTTAGTGTTACATttggattcttttctcttttttctttgtgtgtatctAGTAGAGATTTTTGGTGTGTGATTACCATCAggcttatatatatgtatcaatatatataCATCAGTATTCTATAACTGTAATTATTTTCAATTGTTGGGCTCTTAAGTTTAACACATCCTTACGACTCTGCATTTTTATCCCTCTCATTGTTCATTTTTTTGACATTGTACTTTATGGCGTTTTATTTCAAGGGTTCCTTAAGTACCTATTgtggatatagatgattttactactttcATCTTTTAGCTTTCTTACTAGCTCTATAAGTGGTTGATAGCTACCCTgcaggttgttgctgttcagttgctcagtcatgtccaactctgcggcctcatggactgcagcatgccaggcttccctgtccttcactctctcccggacAAATATACCTTCATTTTCCCTTACCAATGAAactttttctttgataattttcaTACTTCTAGTTTGAGCTTTTCTTTTTCGTTTAGGGAAAACCATATAACATTTCTTATAAGGCTGTGTTTGTGTTGCGGAACTCCTAGCTTTTGCTTGTTGGAAAACTTTAGCTTTCTCCTTCAAATGCAGCCTGCCCAGTGAAGTACTCTTGGTCATAagacagtttttcttttcatcactggaaatatatcatgccactcccttctggcttgcaaattttttgttgaaaagtCTGCTGGTAGCTGATAGTTCCCCTATACAtaactttttgcttttcctttactgattttaatgttcatattaatttaaaattaatatttaatttttgccatttcaaTTACAGTGTCTCAATGTGGTCATCTttgtgtttatcctgtttgggactgtcTGTGTTTCCTAGACctggatatttctttcttttcctatgttacggaagttttcagctattatgtcaTCAAATATGGTGTCTaacccttttcttctctcttctccttctgggactcctatactGTGACTATCAGTATCCGTGATATTATCTCAGTGTTCTATTGAACTGTCCTCATTAAAAacattctttatctctctctctctctctctttttctgttcagGTTGAGTGATTTCTGCTGCTCTCTCTTCTATTTTGCTGATCCACTCCACTGTATCATCTAATCTACTATTGACTCCTTCTAGTGTATTTgaaatttcagttattgtataactgaactgactgattcttCAGTTCTGCTTGGTTCTTCTTtagattttctaattctttgtttttatatagatcaactctttgtgatatatgttgcaataatttttttctgagttattttctgtattttggtTCTGCTTATGCTTGATTTTTGagatacaaactttaaaaaactgtattttacatatcacaatttatttatcaaACTCTTCTTTTAATGTTTCTGTATTTAGAGTCATTGCTAGAAGACCTCTAATTTCATTAAGGGGTTCATCCACATTTTTTTATTACTATGGTTTTATTTCATACATTTGTATCTTGTATTATGCACTTACTCAGGTGGTTTACGTGATGTATGACTAACTTATTGCCCtgatatcatttattaaaaagtacTATTTTCACTCAgtgattgtttttttaatgtcacCTCAGTGTAAACTACATTTTCATATGTGCTTGGGAATGTTTCtggattttctattctttttctttggtctGTCTGTCTGATCATGAGTGGGCAACACACTGTTTTCAGAAAATACATCTTACGGGATGTTTTTTAGTATCTAACTAGTTATTCCTTCATgctattttccaaataaaatttagaCATTAGCTAGAACTTCCTAACaataggagaaagaaaatttttttaaattggaatcacatttttatattaactttGGGAGAATCAGTGCCTTTTTGGTGTGGTTCTACCCTATCAGAGAACTGACTATCTTTCTATTTCTAaagtctgtttttatatttttcaagaatCCTGTAACATTTTGCTCAAATAGTGTTTCACAAATCTGGTTATGTTTTTCCCAAGCTCTTTGtgttttttgttgctgctgtgacagattatcttttcaaatgtgtcttcAAACTGGTTGTTGTTCATATATGTGAAGCCTATGGATCTCCTTTTACCTTTGAAATAATGTCAGGCTTATGGAAAAGTAACAGTTATAATACAAAAACTTTAATTTTCCTGAACCATTTGAGAGTAAAGTTACTGACACGGTGTTCCATCAGTCCTCAAAAACCATAGAGGGCAATTTCTACAAACAAGGAAACGCTTATGTGACCACAATTCAACCATGAAATCCGGGAAATTAACATTGATGCCACCAATACCATCTAATCTTCAGACAGTAAGAAACTGGGTCACTTGCCTTAATATGTTAATTATTTGATTAGTCCCCACAGAGACTTATAAAACAGATCTCTTCCTCATCTTCTCCAAGTGCATCCCCTGCTCTCCCCGCCCAGGCTCTGGTGATCCACGTCAGGCAGCCGCTTCAAAGCAATGCCCGCCTCGCCCTATTTGTCCTGCTCTGAGACATCCCACCAGACTGCCCTTTCTGTTGGAGTCCCTGATCCTCCTTGAGCTCCTTTACCACCGACTGGTCAACCCTTGTGTAAGCACCCTCCTCACAGCCCTTGGATGTTCACTCCCTTCATAGTAGTAGTACtaaacgtcgctcagtcgtgtctgactctgtgacctgtagcccgccaggctcccctgtccatgggattctccaggcaagaatactggagtgggttgccatgccctcctgcattCCCTACGGAAGGCCACATTCCTCACTTCACTTGCGTTCTGATATCTCATCCAGGTCATCCAGTGCAGGGTGTCCAAGCCCATGTTGGATGAGGACACCACTTGGTTCACTGTGACTGTCTTGCCAGAATCACTGTTGACCATGGGCTTTGTTTCTTTAACTAAGGTGTTGTTGCTTTTTAAGAGGCTGGGATCAAGATGTTTAGAAACAACCGTTGTTTTGATTCCATGGCTTCCCCCATTTTCATGATGGGGACATGACTGCCACTGCATATCTCCATCCCACAGGCTCTTCTTACGTGACTGCAACCAAGGAGGTCTAGGGCCCTCCTTTTATAATCTGGGTGAGGGGAGCTCTTGATTGCTTTAAGCAGTGGAATATGGTAGAATAGGTGCCATATGACATCAAAATCTAGGTAATGAAAAAACACAGCTTCTAGATGACTCACTTTTTAGGAGATGTTCGCTCTGGGGAAACCAACCACTGTGTCATGCGGGAGCCACAGAATCCCATGAAGTGAGACAACCTGAGGGGCTCTTGTGGAGAAAAACCAATGTGCCAAGTGGATAGCCAGCATCAACCACTGGGCATGTGTGAGCATCCTTCAAGTGATTCAGCCTCTAGGCTTCGAGCAGCCTTGATACCAAGGTGAGTAAAGGGATGCCATCCACACTGTACCTGGACCAAAATGCAGATGAAAgcaatgttgctgttgttttaaaccactgagtCCTTTAGTAAGTGGAATAAGCCCTTTTGAGCATCACTTTCACACCATTATGTCTATTCCACACTGTGGATCTTGCCTTTATAGTCTGATCATGATGGTTTATCTCCTCTACATGAAGCAAAGAATCTCATGTCCAATATTTCTCACATTCTTGGTGAAGTAGGGGTCTCAATACACAACCACCCTGGTGATCTAAAATGAACCACGCAAAGACTTTCTTTGATCTATCATCATGAGGCCCAGGTTTCTGGGATTCAGGCACCTGAGGGCTTAAAGACTGGCTGATGCATccaccccccgacccccaccccacccaatgGATGAAAACTTACCAGAGGCTTTAATTAAATTCAAAAAACAGTCCACTCGGACTACAAAAAAGTGGTTTGGGGCTTTCAGATAAGGCTCACGTGACAAAGGCCAGAACATGGAAGGGGACGACTCAGGCTTAAAAGACCAGAAGGAAGCAGCAGCCGCTCAGATCTGGGCAGTCTTCCTGGAGAGATGGTCCTGTTCTTGCTCCTGGTGGCCCTTCTGTGCCCTACTGGGGAGGCAGGTGAGTGACGGTCCCACCCTCAGAGGCCCAGTCCCACCCCACATGGACTGACCTGCCCAGACATTACACTCATGCACAGCCTGGGCCTGGTCCATCTAAGAAAATTTCTGAACTCAGGGAAACCCTGATCCCATCTCCCCTCTTCAAACTTTGGCTCCATGAGCACAGCGGGCAGGCTGGAATCTTTCTTTCAGGGAAAATCATCGGGGGCCATGAGGCCAAGCCTCACTCCCGTCCCTACATGGCATTTCTTCAGTTCAAGATTTCAGGGAAATCTTACAGATGTGGGGGCTTCCTTGTGCGTGAGGACTTCGTGCTGACAGCAGCTCACTGCCTAGGAAGGTGAGGAGCAGTGCCTGGGCCCCCATCCTTCTGCTGAGCCCTCCCAGGGAACCCTCTTAGGAGCTGCAGGCCTGTGCCACCAGGTAACATAGGAAGCTAGTCAGACACTGGGGAGAGAGGGACAGGTCAATGCCAGTCGCCCATGGAGAGAAGGGACTGATCAAACCTGGAACATAAGGAAGCCAAGGTTGTGGCCTGGAGCCCACAGTGCAAATGTGagaaattcatgttttctttagAGACAGTCAAGCTCGAGCAGGACTGAACACCCTCCGTGGACTACAGAAACTGCCACCCTGCCCAGGCTGCCAGGGAGCAGACAGTTTAGAGATGCTCAGCCCCAGAGCCCACTGCCTAGAAttttgccacacccttctcctgcCCTGCCCCAAGTTTTGCCCTGTCCCAAGCTGTGCTCTTTCCTCCTGGCTCCTGGACCATTTCTCCTGTGACACCCCCTCCCTTTCTGCTCTATGTGCAGCTCAATTAATGTCACTTTGGGGGCCCACAACATCAGGGACCGAGAGAGGACCCAGCAGGTCATCCAAGTGAGAAGAGCCATCCCACACCCACACTATAATGATGAAACTTTGGCCAATGACATCATGTTACTGCAGGTGGGACACATGGGTACACTGACTCTGGGACACTTCCTTCCTGGGGTTCTGCATCCACCATGAACTCATTCCAGACCCTCCTCCTGTACAACACCTCCTTGGTCCCAATGCTGAGAAGACGGCAACCCTATTACTGTCCTGCAGCCTCTGTGGGCCAACAGTAGGTGAGAATGCTTTTCCTCTACGTTCAGCTGACTAGGAAGGCTGAGATGACGGATGCAGTGAGCCTCATCAATCTGCCCAGGAGCTTGGAGAAGGTGAAGCCAGGGATGATGTGCAGTGTGGCCGGCTGGGGGCAACTGGGGGTAAATATGCCCTCTGCAGACAAACTACAGGAGGTGGATCTTGAAGTCCAAAGTGAGGAGAAATGTATTGCTCGCTTCAAAGACTACATCCCCATCATGCAGATATGTGCTGGAGATCCAAACAAAAGGAAGGATTCTTTCTTGGTGAGATCCCCATGTTATCTGTGCAAAACCGTGGGCCCAACTGAGCTGGGATGATGGGTGGCCGTGGGAACAAAGCTCGCTCCTTTGTCCCCAGCCTGTCCTGTGTCCCTGCGGGGTGAACACTGCCTTACAGTCACAAATGGGTGAGGCTTCCTGCAGGAGGAGCAgcaggattctcaaggcaagggTGGAACCTCAGGACCAACAAGGCCCTGATATCAGCCAGGACCCCTAACTGAGCCCACCCACTCCAGGGTGGCAAGGAGACCAGACCTGAAGAAGGTGAGTTCGGACATGAAGAAGGTGAGCTCAACCCTTGCTCTCTCTGCCCACAGGGTGACTCTGGGGGCCCACTTGTGTGTAATGGTGTGGCCCAGGGCATTGTGTCCTATGGAAAAGATGATGGGACAACTCCAAATGTCTACACCAGAATCTCCAGCTTTCTGTCCTGGATCCAGAGAACAATGAGACGGTACAAACACCAGGGATCAGCATGACGTGTCCTCGAGATGGACCTCTCCATCTTCCCTGGGATTGGAAGCATTGGTCAAAGTGTGTGGAGGAAGGTTGCCTGGAACTTAATAAACATTCATCTCTTGAAAAGTAATCACTGATTGCTCTGTTATTTACAAATTCATTAGGTACCTTCTTTGTCAGGGAAACATCTGTTCACATTTCTGATCTGTTAGTGGCTTCCCCCTCCAGCACATACACTGCTCCTCCCACCCCTACCTTCCGTTCTCTGTAATAAAATCTTCTGCTGTACCTACAGCCAGCTGCCCCTCAGGCTGCCCATGAGCTCCATCAGAGAAGGGAGACCCCTCCTCAGGAACACAGGACCCTCTTGTACACGACCCTTGTGTCTCATCCTTATACCCTCCTCCTCGTCAACACTTACTTCCCTCCCCCACATCCCAGTGTCCAGGGGGGCAACAGAAGAGAATCCAGATTTGGAAAGGGGACCACCTGAGAATCTCTGGGGTCGAGGGGGCACTTGTCCACCCTAACAGAAATGGGGAGGTTTACAGAGGTGTGGCTCACCCCAGGAgtgttccctccctgcatcagagaaGACAGGTCAGAAGCCTGAGAAAGTTTCAGGAGGCCTTCAGTATGCCTAGGGCCAGCTTGAGTTCCTGTCACAGCCCTGTCTTGGAGTCCTGGGCCCAGGGCTCTGTGCAGCCTCTGGTGTCTTGCGGGCACATCCTCCTTCAGCCCCAAGTGACCTTCAAGGAGCTCCTCCACCTTGGGCTGAGCCAGCCTCTCCCATCTCCATCATTCCcacatgtatgtatgtttctATATAGGAAAGCCATagtaacaaatatttttagatgCAAGATATCCTAATATTTCAAAGGTTTCCCATACCCAATAGCTCATTGAATAATTTTTTCTGTTCTATCTTTCAATAATCTCTGAATTTTCATGTAAGAATCTATTCAGGAAagtaatctcatttttaaaacatgcagCTTAGAGAAGGCTGGGCTAAACAGAAGTGATTTGCTGGACGTTTGCATGGTGAGTGAACTTCCATCAAGGCAAAATGTATTTTGTGTGTAAAAGCAACACATTTAATCATGTAAAGATCACTAAATACAGGACATATaagtaagaaatttaaaattgccTACAATTTCACCACCCACAGATCATCATCATCAATGGTTAAGCTTGTGTCCTTCCGCTCTGTTTATTCATAAGATGCTCTTGCTACAACTCACTGGGACTTGGCTTGTTTAGAACTCCTGTGATcttttccattcctctttcttctgTCTCATACTGGTGACAGTGTTGGAATCATCTGCACATGTTCAGGATGGCCTGGCCCAGAGATATCAGAGACGTGGTTCTCTCGTCTCTGGACAGGGAATATTAGTGGAGAGTAATTATTAGGGTGATCACCATCACTTATCTCATCACCTCACCAGTAACCAGCATTTTTGGAGAGGAAGTCTCTTCCCCTCACAGGAACCCTGATTTGGACGGGACACCCCCAGTCTCAGCTCAAGGGATGCTGGATACCAAAGCACAAGCCAAAACAGTCAGGTCACTGAATGCTGAAGGACCCAGTGATGGTTGGTTTTGGTCCAATGAGCATCAAGTCCAATACTTCTGTTCAACACTGCGATAAGAAAATTTCTGTCACAGAATATTTACACTTGAAGAGCTGATTGTAAGCCCAACAGAAATGTGAGGCTGGAACCCTGGCAAGATAGGAAATGGGATTGCTGTTTGGTTCACTTTGGTGAGTTCAGGTCTATCTGCTCCCAAACCAAGTTCAGCCACTTCCTCACACTTGGCAATGAGCAGACCCCTCATCATAGTACTCACTGGCTTGTCCTCTACCCACCTATTCTGGGTCTACCTCTGTGTCCTGTCAGCTTCACAGGGGCAGGAGCTGAATCTCTTATATCCCTGAACCTCCCCTATTGAGTAATTATTCATGATATTATCAGAATCATGAAAGTACGAAGAGTGGACAAGTGGAGATTCAATTACTGAGAGGCTCCTGGGGATCCAGTTCCTCTTGGTGTGATAGGGAAAAACTTTGGTATTCTGTTAGTTAATCACTAATGGCATATTGGCTATAACATTAATTATACATGATGACACATCTCTGGGAACGCTGGCTCCCGGGTAATGAGCtttaagctaaaatacctttgtttagctcacaggaaacaAGCCAACTGATGAAAGACTGCaggacagaagaaattaacacaaccacCCTGAGGCTAGTGGAACCAGGAAACGTTTGACTTTACTCCATTCCCTTCTAGTATAAAAgtagcctgaattctaactcaggttAGGTGGTTCTTTGAAACACgagtccaccatcttcttggtctgctagctttctgaataaagttgctattcctTGTTTCAACAACTCATCTCGTGATTTATTGTACTGTTGCTTGGCAAGTAGTACAAGGTTGGACTAGATAACACTGGCTGCACCACAGGCTTCACTTTGGTATTCCTTCTGGTGAGTCTTCATGTGCGAATGTAGTGATGGTGTCATCCTCTCCCAATCCAGGGCAGAGAAGGTGGTCATCTGTAGAATGCTGACACCCGGCTAGTGGGGAGTGCACTGCTGGGAGGTCTGTGGGGACACTgagcctcccttccttccttcccctgtgCTTTGTGTCTGGAAGGAAGAAACCCCAGCAGCTGTGACCTGGACAGACCTTCAGGAAGATGCTGCCACTCCTACTCCTGATGGCCTTGTTTCTGCCTCTTGCACTGGGACTGGTGAGTGATGACCCATTCCTGAGGGTGTAGCCCATCTCACCAAGCCTCCCGCAGTCCTGACCCTTCTGCACAGCTCTAATTTCTGAACCAGGTCCCATCCCAACCAAGAACACAAGTTTGATGCCACATAGACACTCAGCAAGGAGAGGTGGCAGGCAAGCAGGGAGATTTTCACTAAGGTCTTCCGTGGGTCTCAGGCTGTCTCTCACCACCAGAGGAATGAGTTGTGCATCTGGTAGAGGATGTGAAGCTACAAAACACAAGTAAGTAAAATCCCTCACACCAGCCAGGAAAAGACAACTCATACAAACCAACCACAGTACAGGAGTTGTCAGCGGACCCGGCTTATGAACCAGTGCCTACCACCCCTCACTCCTGTCCAGGATAGGAGCCAGGTGTGAGACTGATCAAAGGTGCTAGATGACAGCACCCAAAGCTCTGCATGTGTCCTGGCTCTTTCCCAGGCCCCAAGCAGCTCCTTTtctgccccacctcccctgccTCTCAGGCCCTTAGCTACTCCACTGTGGCAGTGCCCTCCACCCACCCCTGTGACCTGAAACCCCAACAACCTCAGCCAAAAGCTAATGGGAGGCCACTTGTGCAGCCAAAGAACATTTTCTGAGATCCTGGGATGTGTTATGCCCTAGCACATGAGGATTTTAGAAAACTCACCTCTATAAGTTCCTCATGCAaactcacattcagttcagttcagttcagtcgctcagtcgtgtctgactctttgcgaccccatgaatcagcacgccaggcctccatgttcatcaccatctcctggagttcactcagactcatgaccgtcgagtctgtgatgccatccagccatctcatcctctgtcgtccccttctcctgcccccaatccctcccaacatcagagtcttttccagtgagtcaactcttcgcatgaggtggccaaagtactggagtttcagctttggcatcattccctccaaagaaatcccagggctgatctccttcagaatggaatggttggatctccttgcagtccaagggactctcaagagtcttctccaacaccacagtccataagcatccattcttcagcactcagcctttttcacagtccaactctcacatccatacatgaccacaggaaaaaccacagccttgactagacggacctttgttggcaaagtaatgtctctggtctgacacggtttccgctgtttccccatctatttcccatgaagtgatgggaccagatgccatgatcttcgttttctga
This window of the Budorcas taxicolor isolate Tak-1 chromosome 21, Takin1.1, whole genome shotgun sequence genome carries:
- the LOC128066641 gene encoding mast cell protease 3; the protein is MVLFLLLVALLCPTGEAGKIIGGHEAKPHSRPYMAFLQFKISGKSYRCGGFLVREDFVLTAAHCLGSSINVTLGAHNIRDRERTQQVIQVRRAIPHPHYNDETLANDIMLLQLTRKAEMTDAVSLINLPRSLEKVKPGMMCSVAGWGQLGVNMPSADKLQEVDLEVQSEEKCIARFKDYIPIMQICAGDPNKRKDSFLGDSGGPLVCNGVAQGIVSYGKDDGTTPNVYTRISSFLSWIQRTMRRYKHQGSA